From the Prunus dulcis chromosome 4, ALMONDv2, whole genome shotgun sequence genome, one window contains:
- the LOC117624959 gene encoding prefoldin subunit 6 has translation MASSSALRELQRELEAKANDLSKIQKDISKNHQVRKKYTIQLGENELVLKELDLLSEDANVFKLIGPVLVKQDLAEARANVRKRIEYISAELKRLDTTLQDLDEKQNSKKETMLKLQQRAQSLQAGKAKA, from the exons ATGGCGTCGTCGTCAGCTCTTCGGGAGCTTCAGCGCGAATTGGAAGCCAAAGCTAACGATCTcagcaaaatccaaaaag ATATTTCAAAGAATCATCAAGTGAGAAAGAAGTACACTATTCAGCTGGGCGAGAACGAGCTTGTTCTCAAG GAATTGGATCTCCTGAGCGAAGACGCCAATGTTTTCAAATTGATCGGTCCGGTTCTTGTGAAGCAGGATTTGGCAGAGGCTAGGGCCAATGTGCGCAAGAGAATCGAATACATCTCTGCCGAACT GAAGCGGCTTGATACTACTCTTCAAGATTTGGACGAGAAGCAAAATAGCAAGAAAGAAACG ATGTTAAAATTACAACAGAGGGCTCAATCTCTCCAGGCTGGAAAAGCAAAGGCCTAA